One part of the Algibacter sp. L1A34 genome encodes these proteins:
- the aldA gene encoding aldehyde dehydrogenase, with protein sequence MKEFKQFINGKFIKSTSTDVIEILNPCTEEVLSLMPIGSVKDAELALEAAQASQHAWKSLTAIERAGYLHKMADVIRENRVFLAKTLAAEQAKVMGLAQVEIDVTADYFDYNAGWARRIEGEIIQSDRKKEHIFLHKAPIGVAVGILPWNFPFFVMARKIAPSLITGNTCIINPSSVAPNTVMAFAELIEKINIPTGVLNFVCGKGSIVGNALSKSPITGIISLTGSVGAGQKVMEAASLNITKVSLELGGKAPAIVCADANLDLAVKAVVDSRIIFSGQVCNCAERVYVEDSIYDQFMEKITKRFSDIKVEDAFSANNPDMSSLVSKDQLDKISEMVDYAKKEGAEVVVGGTRSSQFNKGYFYQPTLLTNVTQKMQIIQEEVFGPVLPVMKFSTLDEAIALSNDCEFGLTSSIYSENFNKVMHACEELEFGETYINREHFEAIQGFHAGWKKSGLGGADGKHGMEEYLQTKVVYAQYR encoded by the coding sequence ATGAAAGAATTTAAACAATTTATAAACGGAAAATTCATAAAATCGACTTCAACAGATGTCATTGAAATTTTAAACCCCTGTACTGAAGAGGTTTTATCTTTAATGCCTATCGGAAGTGTTAAAGATGCAGAATTAGCTCTAGAAGCTGCGCAAGCATCTCAACATGCTTGGAAATCATTAACAGCAATCGAAAGAGCTGGATATTTGCATAAAATGGCCGATGTTATTCGTGAGAATCGCGTGTTTTTAGCTAAAACTTTAGCTGCTGAACAAGCTAAAGTAATGGGTTTAGCGCAAGTTGAAATCGATGTTACTGCCGATTATTTTGACTATAATGCAGGTTGGGCAAGACGGATAGAAGGTGAAATTATTCAAAGTGACAGAAAAAAAGAACATATTTTTTTACATAAAGCACCTATAGGTGTAGCTGTTGGAATTCTACCATGGAATTTCCCATTCTTTGTAATGGCTCGTAAAATAGCACCATCTTTAATAACTGGTAATACATGTATTATCAACCCTAGTTCTGTGGCGCCAAATACGGTTATGGCATTTGCCGAATTAATTGAGAAAATAAACATTCCTACTGGTGTATTAAACTTTGTTTGTGGTAAAGGTAGTATTGTTGGAAATGCTCTATCAAAAAGTCCAATTACTGGTATTATTAGCTTAACAGGAAGTGTTGGTGCTGGACAAAAAGTTATGGAAGCTGCATCTCTAAATATTACAAAAGTATCTTTAGAATTAGGAGGAAAAGCACCAGCAATTGTATGTGCAGATGCGAATTTAGATTTAGCTGTAAAAGCAGTAGTAGATTCGAGAATCATATTTAGTGGACAGGTTTGTAATTGTGCAGAACGCGTTTATGTAGAAGATTCTATTTATGACCAATTCATGGAAAAAATCACTAAAAGATTTTCTGACATTAAAGTTGAAGATGCCTTTTCAGCCAACAATCCAGATATGAGTAGTTTAGTTTCTAAAGACCAATTAGATAAAATATCTGAAATGGTAGACTATGCTAAAAAAGAAGGTGCTGAAGTTGTTGTTGGAGGCACTAGATCAAGTCAATTTAATAAAGGGTATTTTTATCAGCCAACTTTATTAACTAATGTAACACAAAAGATGCAAATTATACAGGAAGAAGTTTTTGGACCTGTTTTACCTGTAATGAAATTTAGTACTTTAGATGAAGCTATTGCACTATCAAACGATTGTGAATTTGGTTTAACATCTTCTATCTACTCAGAGAATTTCAATAAAGTAATGCATGCCTGCGAAGAATTAGAATTTGGTGAAACTTATATTAACAGAGAGCATTTTGAAGCTATTCAAGGTTTTCATGCAGGTTGGAAAAAATCTGGATTAGGTGGAGCAGATGGTAAACATGGTATGGAAGAATATCTACAAACTAAAGTAGTTTATGCGCAATACAGATAG
- the fucP gene encoding L-fucose:H+ symporter permease yields MNNQTSIPIVSKEVLIPFIIITSLFALWGFANDITNPMVAAFGTVMEISTAKAALVQLAFYGGYATMAIPAALFVRKYSYKKGILLGLTLYATGALLFFPAAQFEVFGFFLGSLYILTFGLAFLETTANPYILSMGDERTATQRLNLAQAFNPIGSLCGMFVASKFILVALDSDKRNEAGELIFNTLGEAKKAIVRTHDLAIIRDPYVILGFVVIAMLLLIAFTKMPKRMNKGQYSSAGASFKRLFKNGKYKEGVLAQLFYVAAQIMCWTFIIQYADNLGIAKAEAQNYNIIAMSIFLLSRFVSTFLMKYVNSKKLLMIFALCAMTTISGVILIEGILGLYLLVATSAFMSLMFPTIYGIALNGLSEEDSALGAAGLVMAIVGGALMPILQGLMIDMESIGPFSGVNFSFILPFICFCFIAFYGYRTLKVYN; encoded by the coding sequence ATGAACAACCAAACAAGTATTCCCATAGTATCCAAAGAGGTGCTAATTCCATTCATCATTATAACATCTTTATTTGCATTATGGGGTTTTGCTAATGATATTACAAACCCTATGGTGGCTGCCTTTGGAACGGTTATGGAAATATCTACCGCTAAAGCCGCTTTAGTACAACTTGCCTTTTATGGTGGTTATGCTACTATGGCGATACCTGCGGCTTTATTTGTTAGAAAATACAGCTACAAAAAAGGGATTCTTTTAGGGTTAACACTTTATGCTACAGGGGCTTTATTATTTTTTCCTGCGGCACAATTTGAAGTCTTTGGTTTCTTTTTAGGGTCACTTTATATTTTAACCTTCGGATTGGCCTTTTTAGAGACCACCGCAAATCCATATATATTATCTATGGGTGATGAGCGTACTGCAACACAGCGTTTAAATTTAGCGCAAGCCTTTAACCCTATCGGGTCTTTATGTGGCATGTTTGTAGCATCAAAATTTATCCTAGTAGCTTTAGATTCTGATAAAAGAAACGAAGCTGGTGAATTAATTTTCAACACTTTAGGGGAAGCAAAAAAAGCCATTGTAAGAACGCACGATTTAGCTATTATTCGAGATCCTTATGTCATTCTTGGTTTTGTTGTTATTGCTATGCTTCTTTTAATTGCTTTTACAAAAATGCCAAAACGAATGAATAAAGGCCAATATTCTTCCGCAGGGGCTTCATTTAAAAGATTGTTTAAAAACGGAAAATATAAAGAAGGAGTTTTAGCTCAATTATTTTATGTGGCGGCACAAATTATGTGTTGGACCTTCATTATTCAATATGCCGATAATTTAGGTATAGCTAAAGCTGAAGCTCAAAACTACAACATAATAGCGATGTCGATATTTCTATTAAGCCGATTTGTAAGTACCTTTTTAATGAAATATGTAAACTCTAAAAAATTACTGATGATTTTTGCTCTTTGCGCAATGACAACCATTTCGGGTGTTATTTTAATTGAAGGTATTTTGGGCTTATATTTATTAGTTGCCACCTCGGCTTTTATGTCGTTGATGTTTCCTACTATTTACGGTATTGCACTAAATGGTTTAAGTGAAGAAGACTCTGCCTTAGGTGCTGCCGGTTTAGTTATGGCCATTGTTGGTGGCGCATTAATGCCAATTTTACAAGGGCTTATGATAGACATGGAAAGTATTGGGCCTTTTTCCGGAGTTAATTTTTCTTTTATTCTTCCTTTTATATGCTTTTGCTTTATTGCATTTTATGGATACAGAACATTGAAAGTTTATAATTAA
- a CDS encoding sigma-70 family RNA polymerase sigma factor, giving the protein MDTLKYYESKKDFNVFVASTFSDLSKFKQQGDKTLFNNLLLKTLYQVNRYITKTLATALSKGNLPKGKYKPDDFIDQLFIEVYDHFDEVKDKESLHPWLFKTADKLLEDSIVEEEFDDYFFKNIDDYSRPAWDAMQEKYSIDGGGDFVMIDELDDISYAKNDYVLNHVFVEEDKKEFMEQLDKDLGKENIIKHTSMVLSNLPQSMRTVFELATEYQFSMREIAIIRSQSIEEVKELLEDARKSLETSFFKRYNLKE; this is encoded by the coding sequence ATGGACACTCTAAAATATTATGAAAGTAAAAAGGATTTTAATGTATTCGTAGCGAGTACGTTTTCTGATTTAAGCAAGTTTAAACAGCAGGGTGATAAGACTTTGTTTAACAATTTATTATTAAAAACCTTATATCAAGTTAACCGATATATTACAAAAACATTGGCTACTGCTTTATCCAAAGGAAACCTTCCTAAGGGAAAGTATAAACCAGATGATTTTATTGATCAACTATTTATTGAGGTTTATGATCATTTTGATGAGGTGAAAGACAAAGAAAGTCTACATCCTTGGTTGTTTAAAACAGCAGATAAACTTCTGGAGGACAGTATTGTGGAAGAAGAATTTGATGATTATTTTTTTAAGAATATTGATGATTATTCTCGTCCAGCATGGGATGCAATGCAAGAAAAATATAGTATCGATGGTGGCGGAGATTTTGTTATGATTGATGAGTTAGACGATATTTCATACGCTAAGAACGATTATGTGTTAAATCATGTTTTTGTAGAAGAAGATAAAAAAGAATTTATGGAACAACTTGATAAGGATTTGGGTAAAGAAAATATTATAAAACATACATCTATGGTTTTAAGTAATCTACCACAATCTATGCGAACTGTTTTTGAATTGGCTACTGAGTATCAATTTTCAATGCGAGAAATAGCTATAATCCGTAGTCAAAGTATTGAAGAAGTAAAAGAACTTTTAGAAGATGCGCGTAAAAGTTTAGAAACTAGTTTCTTTAAGAGATATAACTTGAAAGAATAA
- a CDS encoding YtxH domain-containing protein, translating to MANDNGNVLLALLTGAAIGAGFGILYAPNKGVETRHKIKERALEAKHDIAERVTHAKDELTKTANEKKEEFDQKLDETISNMSYKADDIIATLERKLEDLKKRNAQLHK from the coding sequence ATGGCAAACGATAATGGAAATGTCCTTTTGGCATTATTAACAGGAGCCGCAATTGGTGCGGGTTTTGGAATATTGTATGCTCCAAACAAAGGAGTTGAAACACGACATAAAATAAAAGAACGCGCTTTAGAGGCTAAACACGATATAGCGGAGCGCGTTACACACGCTAAAGATGAGCTGACTAAAACAGCCAACGAAAAGAAAGAAGAATTCGACCAAAAACTAGATGAAACCATTAGCAATATGAGCTATAAAGCAGATGATATTATAGCTACTTTGGAACGCAAATTGGAAGATCTTAAGAAAAGAAACGCTCAACTACACAAATAA
- a CDS encoding phage holin family protein, translating into MAFETLKKDLVDLDSDMRSYIETNKAYYKLKVFKILIGSITTITHSLLIGAIVFLAIFMISLGVSMLISEAIGNLYSGFLIVGAFYLVVAIVCYIFRSRLNRPLIKKFSKHYFDSYE; encoded by the coding sequence ATGGCATTTGAAACATTAAAAAAAGACCTCGTTGACCTAGATAGCGATATGAGGTCTTATATTGAGACAAACAAGGCGTATTATAAACTTAAAGTTTTTAAAATACTAATAGGTTCGATTACCACTATAACACATTCTTTATTAATTGGCGCTATAGTATTTCTTGCCATTTTTATGATATCACTTGGTGTATCTATGCTTATTAGTGAGGCTATAGGTAATTTATATTCTGGCTTTTTAATTGTGGGAGCTTTTTACCTTGTAGTTGCCATAGTGTGTTACATATTTAGAAGCAGACTCAATAGACCGTTGATTAAGAAGTTCTCAAAACATTATTTCGATAGTTATGAATAA
- a CDS encoding DUF6327 family protein has protein sequence MNKKYSTLVEIEHDLKVLRLQRDIVKETLKLDLTTTKNHLNPKKIMDTTGFGLKQFAIDFALNKGLEWLSKLRHKR, from the coding sequence ATGAATAAAAAATATAGCACACTTGTAGAAATAGAGCACGATTTGAAAGTTTTACGACTTCAAAGAGATATTGTAAAAGAAACTTTAAAGCTAGATTTAACAACCACAAAAAACCACCTAAATCCTAAAAAAATAATGGATACTACTGGTTTTGGGCTCAAACAATTCGCTATAGATTTTGCTCTCAACAAAGGATTGGAATGGCTTAGTAAATTACGCCATAAACGGTAG
- a CDS encoding response regulator, whose amino-acid sequence MKKILLIEDNEDVREMTAEILEIENYEVATAENGKVGVEKARQFMPDLILCDIMMPILDGYGVFEQLSQDHKLAYIPFIFLTAKSEKSDLRKGMTMGADDYLTKPFDADELLLAIEARLNKNTFMRKEFARDVQGINQFIKEASVYQNLNDLSEDRNIINFRAKEAVFSEGSAAHNLFFIQSGEVKTYKYNESGKEYVTGMFNTGDFIGQLCVLGSSGLYTETAIALNDCEICCIPKSDFTQLLFNNKEVSHKFISMISNNVLHMQDQLMGMAFDSVRKRAATALLELYGKGLIKDSVNDGLSVSREDFAGLIGTATETTIRVLSDFKNEGLIQLGEARRIVLLDKKQLQQVAKFG is encoded by the coding sequence ATGAAAAAAATACTACTAATTGAAGATAATGAAGATGTTAGGGAGATGACTGCCGAAATTCTTGAAATTGAGAATTATGAAGTAGCCACTGCCGAAAATGGTAAAGTAGGGGTTGAAAAGGCACGGCAATTTATGCCAGATCTTATTTTATGTGATATCATGATGCCTATTTTGGATGGTTATGGTGTTTTTGAGCAGTTAAGTCAAGATCATAAATTGGCCTATATTCCATTTATATTTTTAACGGCAAAATCTGAAAAATCAGATTTGCGTAAAGGCATGACGATGGGTGCAGATGATTATCTAACCAAACCCTTCGATGCAGACGAGTTGCTTTTAGCTATTGAAGCACGTTTAAATAAGAATACATTTATGCGGAAGGAGTTTGCTAGAGATGTACAAGGTATCAATCAATTTATTAAAGAAGCTTCAGTATATCAAAATCTAAACGATCTTTCCGAAGATAGAAATATTATTAATTTTAGAGCGAAAGAAGCTGTTTTTTCAGAAGGATCTGCAGCACATAATCTTTTTTTTATACAAAGCGGAGAAGTTAAAACATACAAGTATAATGAAAGCGGAAAAGAATATGTTACCGGTATGTTTAATACAGGCGACTTTATAGGGCAACTTTGTGTTTTAGGAAGTTCGGGGTTATATACAGAAACAGCCATAGCGCTTAATGATTGTGAAATTTGTTGTATTCCTAAAAGCGATTTTACGCAACTTTTATTTAATAACAAGGAGGTATCGCATAAGTTTATTAGTATGATTTCTAATAATGTATTGCATATGCAAGACCAATTAATGGGTATGGCTTTCGATTCTGTTCGTAAAAGAGCAGCTACGGCACTTTTAGAGCTTTACGGTAAAGGACTTATAAAAGATAGTGTTAATGATGGACTTAGCGTTTCTAGAGAAGATTTTGCAGGTTTAATAGGTACGGCAACGGAAACTACAATACGAGTGCTTTCAGATTTTAAGAATGAAGGTTTAATCCAATTGGGTGAAGCCCGTAGAATTGTTCTTTTAGATAAAAAACAATTACAACAAGTTGCTAAATTTGGCTAG
- a CDS encoding PAS domain S-box protein yields the protein MVDELKDRELFRGIFESSVEGILVVNNHGYIIKANPSVEKMFGYAPGELVKRKVEGLIPDKFIQAYKALIVKDTTETTSRFLGEGKDIYGLKKDGTQILLEISLSHTEINGSELVTAFIRDITEEKAIENILYIRNQILASTARGIIICDARQPNYPIVYGNDSFSKITGYKNSDFMGKNCRFLIGEDREQNDIEIILAAIKKGKECHVVLRNYRKDGSLFWNEVSISPIFNNKKELTHYVGVQNDVTEQKMEEFFKIGQSHVMDMIIQHEPLKNITNRIIEIIETAIPNCIGSILLLNKETKTLQKLTVTNLPKGFTNAIEGLPIGVEKEFCSTAAYFKKEVIVTDIFTDPFWENHRELALANNLKACWSFPIFSSNQELLGTFAIYFNTPRKPLAAEREIILNMAQVTSVAIEQYNTSEALHQSKEELAAYAGVLENRVSERTFELKDIVQKLVESNLSLEDQIQFTKLAENRAIASHELLGNISRNFPRGFVAVVNLQVEVVFIEGEELDELGFRSLAATKVAIRDVKGILEEVKHDIIENIQKTFKGQHCSFEVDIQDRSYLINTTPLFDKDKNIVQVLLVHNNISDQKNIEIEIRNTLEKEKELNELRSRFISMASHEFRTPLSVILSATNLIERQNITAKGDKLIKYVDKIKASVNNLVYILNDLLSLSKLEEGKEIAQPTLFDFIDFSKSLVEEIEGIKKQGQIIDFKSYSTYLEVNLDPKLVRHFLHNLLLNAIKYSEENKVIKFEVQGDKDRLIIVVADQGIGIPIEDQHSLFQRFFRASNATTYQGTGLGLNIVRQYIELMGGNISFVSALNKGTTFTVELPLNLIKNEKNTTN from the coding sequence ATGGTAGATGAATTAAAAGACAGGGAACTTTTTAGAGGTATTTTTGAATCTTCAGTAGAAGGTATCTTGGTTGTAAATAATCACGGGTATATCATTAAGGCTAATCCTTCGGTTGAAAAAATGTTTGGTTACGCACCGGGAGAATTAGTTAAGCGAAAAGTAGAAGGTCTTATTCCTGATAAATTCATACAAGCATATAAGGCACTTATAGTAAAGGATACCACAGAAACTACGAGTCGATTTTTAGGTGAAGGAAAGGATATTTACGGACTAAAAAAGGATGGTACACAAATTTTATTAGAAATAAGTCTGAGTCACACTGAAATAAACGGGAGTGAATTAGTCACTGCTTTTATAAGAGATATAACAGAAGAAAAAGCTATTGAGAATATTCTATATATCCGAAACCAAATATTAGCATCTACAGCAAGAGGCATTATTATTTGCGATGCTCGGCAACCAAATTATCCTATTGTTTATGGTAACGATTCTTTTTCAAAGATTACGGGGTATAAGAACTCCGATTTTATGGGCAAGAACTGCCGTTTTTTGATAGGAGAAGATAGAGAGCAAAACGATATTGAAATTATCTTGGCTGCTATAAAAAAAGGAAAAGAATGTCACGTAGTATTGCGTAATTATCGCAAAGATGGTTCCTTGTTTTGGAACGAGGTTTCTATTTCTCCAATATTTAATAATAAAAAAGAGCTTACGCATTATGTTGGTGTCCAAAACGATGTTACAGAGCAAAAAATGGAAGAATTTTTTAAAATAGGGCAGTCTCATGTTATGGACATGATTATTCAACATGAACCATTAAAAAACATTACAAATAGAATTATTGAAATCATAGAAACAGCCATTCCAAATTGCATAGGTTCTATTTTATTATTAAACAAAGAAACTAAAACATTACAAAAATTAACCGTTACAAATCTTCCTAAAGGGTTTACTAATGCCATTGAGGGGCTTCCTATTGGTGTAGAAAAAGAATTTTGTAGTACTGCTGCTTATTTTAAAAAAGAAGTTATTGTTACAGATATTTTTACAGATCCTTTTTGGGAAAACCATAGAGAACTAGCTTTAGCTAATAATCTAAAAGCATGTTGGTCGTTTCCTATATTTTCTTCAAATCAAGAGTTGTTAGGAACCTTTGCTATTTATTTTAATACACCAAGAAAACCACTTGCAGCAGAAAGAGAAATAATACTAAATATGGCCCAAGTTACTAGTGTAGCCATAGAGCAATATAATACAAGTGAAGCTTTACATCAAAGTAAAGAAGAATTAGCTGCTTATGCTGGAGTACTAGAAAACAGGGTATCCGAGCGTACTTTCGAGCTTAAAGATATAGTACAGAAGTTAGTAGAATCTAATTTAAGCCTTGAGGATCAAATTCAGTTTACAAAATTAGCCGAAAATAGGGCTATTGCCAGTCATGAATTATTAGGGAATATTTCTAGAAATTTTCCTAGAGGCTTTGTGGCAGTTGTTAATTTACAAGTTGAAGTGGTATTTATAGAAGGAGAAGAATTAGATGAATTAGGATTTAGAAGTTTAGCCGCTACTAAAGTTGCTATTAGAGACGTTAAAGGGATTTTAGAAGAGGTGAAGCATGATATTATCGAAAACATTCAAAAGACCTTTAAAGGACAGCATTGTTCTTTTGAAGTAGATATTCAAGACCGGTCTTACTTAATTAATACCACACCATTATTCGATAAAGATAAAAATATTGTTCAGGTTTTATTGGTGCATAATAATATCTCTGATCAAAAAAACATAGAGATCGAAATCCGAAATACATTAGAGAAAGAAAAAGAACTCAATGAACTTAGATCGCGCTTTATTTCTATGGCTTCTCACGAATTCAGAACGCCTTTAAGTGTCATTCTTTCTGCTACCAACCTCATTGAACGCCAAAATATAACCGCAAAAGGGGATAAATTAATAAAATATGTCGACAAAATAAAAGCCAGCGTTAATAATTTGGTTTATATTCTTAACGACCTCCTTTCATTAAGTAAGCTAGAAGAAGGAAAGGAAATAGCACAACCTACGTTATTTGATTTTATCGATTTTTCAAAATCTTTAGTTGAAGAAATTGAAGGCATTAAAAAGCAAGGGCAAATTATCGATTTCAAAAGTTATTCAACGTATTTAGAAGTTAATCTTGATCCTAAATTAGTAAGGCATTTTTTGCATAATTTACTGTTAAATGCCATTAAATATTCCGAAGAAAACAAGGTTATAAAATTTGAAGTTCAAGGTGATAAGGATAGGCTTATAATTGTAGTTGCCGATCAAGGTATTGGTATTCCTATCGAAGATCAACACAGTTTATTTCAAAGATTTTTTAGAGCAAGTAACGCCACAACTTATCAAGGAACCGGATTAGGCTTAAATATAGTAAGGCAGTATATCGAATTAATGGGTGGAAATATTAGTTTTGTAAGTGCATTAAACAAAGGCACCACTTTTACAGTAGAATTACCTTTAAATTTAATTAAAAATGAAAAAAATACTACTAATTGA
- the glgX gene encoding glycogen debranching protein GlgX yields MKTHRDITKGWPYPIGSSVKANGVNFSLFSKNSTAVELLLFNGIEDVKPSETIILDKKLNRTELYWHIFVPGLKAGQIYAYRVHGPFNPDEGYRFDAQKVLLDPYGKLVVTPKAYRRDLASKPGDNVSSAMKSVVVDTSTYDWEEDRCLRHTFIKTIIYELHVKGFTQNPNSGIKDDKRGTYAGLIEKIPYLIDLGITAVELLPVFQFDKQDAPEGKTNYWGYSPVSFFAPHSDYSSSKDLFGPLDEFRDMVKALHNADIEVILDVVYNHTGEGNENGPTLSFKGIGNNAYYILNPNGTYGDYSGCGNTINANYSAVRRMIMDSLRFWVSEMHVDGFRFDLASVLSRDQSGKPQQNPPILWDIQSDPILAGTKLIAEAWDAAGLYQVGSFIGDKWKEWNGKFRDDVRRFIRGDKDSISNFASRILASPDLYGHKNQPADTSINFITCHDGFTLNDLVSYNQKHNEDNGQENRDGSNNSLSYNYGVEGPTTDPIIEQIREQQIKNFLAVTLLSYGTPMILMGDEVKRTKLGNNNAFCLDNEINWFDWDLLEKNASLHRFVKGLNAFRLDTSLMDADYTLPLMEFLQTKQEIDWSGVKLGQPDWSSTSHSLAGVVKSSKKNYVLFLACNAYNKDMTFEIPDSEDFNKKNWFRIIDTSLPSPEDIVTLEKATIVKERSYIVKARSVVLLIAISI; encoded by the coding sequence TTGAAAACACATAGAGATATAACAAAAGGGTGGCCTTATCCAATTGGATCATCTGTTAAAGCTAACGGAGTTAATTTTAGTCTTTTTTCCAAGAATAGTACAGCTGTAGAATTACTGCTGTTTAATGGTATAGAGGATGTTAAACCTAGTGAAACTATAATTCTTGATAAAAAACTAAATCGAACAGAATTATATTGGCATATTTTTGTGCCAGGACTTAAGGCAGGTCAAATATATGCTTATCGCGTTCATGGTCCGTTTAACCCTGATGAAGGATATCGTTTTGATGCTCAAAAAGTGTTGTTAGATCCTTATGGTAAACTTGTGGTAACCCCTAAGGCTTATCGGCGAGATTTGGCAAGTAAGCCAGGTGATAATGTAAGTAGTGCCATGAAAAGTGTTGTGGTAGACACTAGTACTTACGATTGGGAAGAGGATCGTTGTCTTCGCCATACTTTTATAAAGACTATTATATATGAATTACATGTAAAGGGATTTACTCAAAACCCTAATTCGGGAATAAAGGATGATAAAAGAGGAACTTATGCCGGATTGATAGAAAAAATACCTTATTTAATAGATTTGGGTATCACAGCTGTAGAATTACTACCTGTATTTCAGTTTGATAAACAAGATGCGCCGGAGGGAAAAACCAATTATTGGGGCTATAGTCCTGTATCTTTTTTTGCACCACATAGCGATTATAGTTCTAGTAAAGATCTATTTGGTCCTTTAGATGAATTCCGTGATATGGTAAAAGCATTGCATAATGCTGATATAGAGGTTATACTCGATGTGGTTTATAATCATACAGGTGAAGGTAATGAAAATGGACCAACATTAAGCTTTAAAGGTATTGGCAATAATGCTTATTATATATTAAATCCCAATGGAACCTATGGGGATTATTCTGGCTGCGGAAACACTATTAATGCCAACTATTCTGCCGTTCGAAGAATGATAATGGATAGTCTTCGTTTTTGGGTTTCTGAAATGCATGTTGATGGATTTCGATTTGATCTTGCTTCTGTATTATCTCGAGATCAGTCAGGGAAACCTCAACAGAATCCGCCTATACTTTGGGATATACAATCTGATCCAATTCTTGCCGGAACCAAACTTATAGCAGAGGCCTGGGATGCAGCAGGGCTTTATCAAGTAGGTAGTTTTATTGGTGATAAATGGAAAGAGTGGAATGGTAAGTTTCGGGATGATGTGCGCCGTTTTATTAGAGGCGATAAAGATTCAATATCTAATTTTGCATCACGAATTTTGGCAAGTCCAGACCTTTATGGTCATAAAAACCAACCAGCGGATACAAGTATCAATTTTATTACCTGCCATGATGGTTTTACCTTAAATGATTTGGTAAGTTATAATCAAAAACATAATGAGGATAACGGACAAGAAAACCGCGATGGAAGCAACAATAGTCTCAGTTATAATTATGGGGTTGAAGGGCCAACGACCGATCCAATTATAGAACAAATACGGGAGCAACAGATAAAGAATTTTTTAGCTGTTACACTTCTTTCTTATGGGACACCAATGATTTTGATGGGCGATGAAGTAAAACGAACAAAATTAGGCAACAACAATGCCTTCTGCTTGGATAATGAGATAAATTGGTTTGATTGGGACCTTTTGGAAAAGAACGCATCCTTACACCGCTTTGTTAAAGGGTTGAATGCCTTTAGACTAGATACAAGTTTGATGGATGCAGATTATACTTTGCCATTAATGGAGTTTCTGCAAACTAAACAAGAAATTGATTGGAGTGGTGTTAAATTAGGGCAGCCAGACTGGAGCTCCACATCGCATAGTTTAGCTGGTGTTGTAAAATCTAGTAAAAAAAATTACGTGCTGTTTCTTGCATGCAATGCCTATAACAAGGATATGACTTTTGAAATTCCAGATTCGGAGGATTTTAATAAGAAAAATTGGTTTCGTATTATTGACACCTCCTTGCCATCACCAGAAGATATTGTAACGCTAGAAAAAGCAACAATAGTAAAAGAACGTTCTTATATCGTTAAAGCTAGATCGGTTGTTCTTCTTATTGCAATTTCTATTTAA